The following proteins are encoded in a genomic region of Sesamum indicum cultivar Zhongzhi No. 13 linkage group LG8, S_indicum_v1.0, whole genome shotgun sequence:
- the LOC105169388 gene encoding putative late blight resistance protein homolog R1A-10, translating to MGGIGKTTLSRNLYNDRLIEDRFDTRAWVVVSQDYHVEDVFMVLVNSTGKDGSEVHEKSAEELADRLYKNLKGRRYLIVMDDVWDTKAWDDVKRFFPDDNNSSRVILTTRESEVAVYANPGSSIHHMSLLSPEASWDLLRETVFGQEDGPYELEKIGREIAENCRGLPLAIVVIGGLLSRDIKGENWEHIAQDVYSAMARNDGDQFMEILSLSYNSLSHHLKPCFLYMGVFPEDYEIFVSQLIKQWVAEGFIKPRTPKSLEELAEDYLSDLINRSLVEVRRRKHNGEIKTLIIHDMLRELCLRKARDEKFLQIMKSQSHGFPQDRKNQRRVSIHSDRLLPLNVVHDSYLRSLVYFCDLHSSNHLVSFIVSFRLLKVLNALTIRFSEFPFGILELVHLEFLAFCYTNKLWLPASIRKLRNLQTLVVYLRDVSMFHPDDTLYLPSSIWEMPKLRHLMFERGFLRSSSFEEIKGVLENLQTLSDVTNLKCTKEVLETMPNLKKLGISYVHDTLTEWSSYEFNNFIYLHKLETLKCVFVTRDASARQPLPLNLAFPPNLKKLTLSGCRISWEKMIVVGSLPNLEVLKLRDNAFEGSV from the coding sequence ATGGGTGGTATTGGCAAGACGACTCTCTCAAGAAATTTGTATAATGATCGGCTTATTGAGGATCGTTTTGATACTCGTGCCTGGGTTGTTGTATCCCAGGACTACCACGTGGAAGATGTGTTTATGGTTCTCGTAAATTCCACGGGAAAGGATGGTAGTGAAGTGCATGAGAAGAGCGCTGAAGAATTAGCTGATCGTCTGtacaaaaatttgaagggTAGGAGGTACCTCATCGTGATGGATGATGTTTGGGACACCAAAGCCTGGGATGATGTCAAGAGGTTCTTTCCAGATGATAATAATAGCAGCAGGGTCATTTTAACTACTCGTGAGTCGGAAGTGGCTGTATATGCCAACCCTGGAAGCTCTATTCATCACATGAGCCTTCTTAGCCCAGAAGCAAGTTGGGATCTATTGCGTGAGACGGTATTTGGACAAGAGGATGGCCCTTATGAATTGGAGAAAATTGGACGTGAGATTGCAGAAAATTGCAGAGGGCTTCCACTTGCAATTGTTGTGATCGGTGGCCTCCTCTCTAGAGACATCAAGGGAGAAAACTGGGAGCACATTGCGCAAGACGTTTATTCAGCCATGGCTAGAAATGATGGCGATCAGTTTATGGAGATACTATCTTTAAGTTATAATTCCTTGTCCCATCATCTGAAACcatgttttctttatatggGAGTATTCCCCGAAGATTATGAGATATTCGTCTCCCAACTCATCAAGCAATGGGTTGCAGAGGGATTCATAAAACCTAGAACCCCTAAAAGTCTCGAAGAGTTGGCAGAGGATTATTTGAGTGATCTTATCAACAGAAGTCTTGTTGAGGTTCGTAGGAGAAAGCATAATGGTGAAATTAAAACCTTAATCATCCATGATATGTTGAGGGAATTGTGTTTGAGAAAAGCTCGGGATGAGAAATTTCTTCAGATAATGAAATCACAGAGTCATGGTTTTCCACAAGATAGAAAGAATCAGCGGCGTGTGAGTATTCACTCTGATCGTTTGCTTCCCCTGAACGTTGTTCATGACTCGTATCTCCGTtctcttgtttatttttgtgatcttCATTCCAGTAATCACTTAGTGTCCTTTATTGTGAGTTTTAGACTGCTCAAGGTATTGAATGCACTTACAATAAGGTTCAGTGAGTTTCCATTTGGAATACTGGAGTTAGTTCATTTAGAATTCCTTGCATTTTGCTATACAAATAAGCTATGGTTGCCTGCATCCATACGCAAACTCCGGAATCTTCAAACTTTAGTTGTTTATCTAAGGGATGTCAGCATGTTCCACCCAGACGACACTTTATATCTACCATCGAGCATATGGGAGATGCCAAAACTGAGGCATCTTATGTTCGAAAGAGGCTTCTTGCGTTCCTCTTCTTTTGAAGAAATCAAAGGGGTTCTGGAGAATCTTCAAACACTTTCAGATGTAACCAACTTGAAATGCACCAAGGAAGTCTTGGAAACCATGCCGAATCTAAAGAAGTTGGGAATTTCATACGTCCACGACACTCTCACCGAATGGTCATCCTATGAGTTCAACAACTTCATCTACCTACACAAACTTGAAACGTTGAAGTGCGTCTTCGTTACCAGGGATGCTTCAGCTAGGCAACCTTTGCCTTTAAATCTCGCTTTCCCTCCAAATCTCAAGAAGCTGACTCTCAGTGGTTGCAGAATTTCTTGGGAGAAAATGATTGTTGTTGGTTCGTTACCCAATCTTGAAGTGCTAAAACTGAGAGATAATGCCTTTGAGGGATCGGTGTGA
- the LOC105168844 gene encoding putative late blight resistance protein homolog R1A-10 isoform X1, with the protein MAYAALVSLLQTLEESPQPMQQIPSHLLEKVGRLLRILDDPSRKNILSIRDLEGKIRDASFEAQDIIESHITADQLELSESVSSGVGSCFCDIISALQNMFPVIHLRETSTDFMDQGMNLEVRGLERVIDELDLILEALSKIKDGKEEAPEAGNSRAAGSSRFVASNESGLVGLDEDLMHLRDRLTGFSSNLDIISIVGMGGIGKTTLARNLYNDRLIEERFDTRAWVVVSQDYSVQELLMVLVNSTRRDGGEVDKKIVEELKVSLHKNLKGRRYLIVMDDVWDTKAWDEVKRFFPDDNNSSRIILTTRQSEVAMYANPRSDIHRMNLLSVEPSWDLLRKTVFGQEDCPYAMKKIGRKIAKNCRGLPLAIIVIGGLLSRDITEENWKRIAQDVKSSIAKNDGDQFMEILSLSYDFLPRHLKACFLYMGVFPEDYEIFVSQLIKQWVAEGFIRPLHDESLEGLAKDYLSDLINRSLIEVRRRKHNGEVKTFIIHDMLRELCLKKAQDEKFLQIVNSYSHVFTQGGNNHRRAILKDSVVLENLQTLSEVKNFRCSKEVLEIMPNLKKLGILYVHDSSTEWSTYEFNNFVHLHKLETLKCLFSAKDDLVRKPLPLNLAFPLDLKKLTLSGCRLSWEKMTVIGSLPNLQVLKLRDYAFEGSVWEPNEGEFTKLKYLLIDRNKLERWCADYTHFPQLQHLCLCHCFELEAIPTEVGDIGTLEMLELFRCRSSVVASAMLIQEEQRNLGNEGLIVRVNSYRDYVDSLEGTSLRKRVKARG; encoded by the exons ATGGCTTATGCTGCACTTGTTTCACTCTTGCAAACATTGGAGGAGTCCCCTCAACCTATGCAACAGATCCCGTCTCATCTTCTTGAGAAAGTTGGTCGTTTGTTAAGGATTCTTGATGATCCTTCCCGGAAAAATATCTTATCCATTAGGGATTTGGAAGGCAAAATCAGAGATGCATCATTTGAAGCACAAGATATCATAGAATCCCATATTACAGCTGATCAACTAGAGCTCTCCGAATCTGTAAGTAGTGGAGTTGGCAGTTGTTTCTGTGACATCATTTCGGCTCTGCAGAACATGTTTCCTGTCATCCATCTACGTGAAACATCCACGGATTTTATGGATCAAGGTATGAATCTGGAAGTCAGAGGCTTAGAGAGGGTGATAGATGAACTTGATCTAATACTGGAAGCACTGTCTAAGATCAAGGATGGGAAAGAAGAAGCTCCGGAAGCAGGGAATTCGCGAGCTGCTGGTTCGTCAAGATTTGTTGCTAGTAACGAGAGCGGGCTGGTGGGACTTGACGAAGATTTGATGCACCTTAGAGATCGGCTAACTGGATTTTCATCTAACCTCGACATCATCTCGATAGTCGGGATGGGTGGTATTGGCAAGACGACTCTTGCAAGAAATCTTTACAATGATCGGCTTATTGAGGAGCGGTTCGACACCCGTGCTTGGGTAGTTGTATCGCAGGACTACAGTGTGCAGGAGCTGTTGATGGTTCTCGTGAATTCCACGAGACGAGACGGCGGTGAAGTGGATAAGAAGATTGTTGAGGAATTAAAGGTTAGTTTGCACAAAAATTTGAAGGGTAGGAGGTACCTCATCGTGATGGATGATGTTTGGGATACCAAAGCTTGGGATGAGGTCAAAAGATTCTTTCCAGATGATAATAATAGCAGTAGGATAATTTTGACTACTCGCCAATCAGAAGTGGCTATGTATGCCAACCCCAGAAGCGATATTCATCGCATGAATCTTCTTAGTGTAGAACCAAGTTGGGATCTACTGCGCAAGACGGTATTTGGACAAGAAGATTGCCCTTATGCAATGAAGAAAATTGGACGGAAGATTGCAAAAAATTGCAGAGGGCTTCCACTTGCAATTATCGTGATTGGTGGCCTACTTTCAAGAGACATCACGGAAGAAAATTGGAAGCGCATTGCGCAAGACGTAAAGTCATCAATAGCTAAAAATGATGGTGATCAGTTTATGGAAATTCTATCTTTAAGTTACGATTTCTTGCCCCGTCATCTGAAAGCATGCTTTCTTTATATGGGAGTATTCCCTGAAGATTATGAGATCTTTGTCTCCCAACTCATCAAGCAATGGGTTGCAGAGGGATTCATAAGACCACTACACGATGAAAGCCTGGAAGGGCTGGCAAAGGATTATCTGAGTGATCTTATCAACAGAAGTCTCATTGAGGTACGTAGGAGAAAGCACAATGGTGAAGTTAAAACCTTTATCATCCATGATATGTTGAGGGAGTTGTGTCTGAAAAAAGCTCAAGATGAGAAATTTCTTCAGATAGTGAACTCCTATAGTCATGTTTTTACCCAAGGCGGAAACAATCATCGCAGA GCCATACTCAAAGATTCAGTTGTTCTGGAGAACCTGCAAACACTCTCAGAAGTAAAAAACTTTAGATGTTCCAAGGAGGTCTTGGAAATCATGCCAAATCTGAAAAAGTTAGGAATTCTATACGTCCACGACAGTAGCACCGAATGGTCAACCTATGAGTTCAACAATTTCGTCCACCTACACAAACTCGAGACGTTAAAGTGCCTCTTCAGTGCCAAGGATGATCTAGTTAGAAAACCTCTGCCTTTAAATCTAGCTTTCCCTCTAGATCTCAAAAAGCTGACTCTCAGTGGTTGCAGACTTTCTTGGGAGAAAATGACTGTAATTGGTTCGTTACCTAATCTTCAAGTGCTAAAACTGAGAGATTATGCCTTTGAGGGATCTGTGTGGGAACCAAATGAAGGGGAATTCACCAAGTTAAAGTATCTGCTCATTGATAGAAACAAGTTAGAGCGTTGGTGTGCCGATTATACACATTTTCCGCAACTTCAACACTTATGTCTGTGTCATTGCTTCGAGTTGGAGGCGATCCCTACTGAAGTTGGAGATATTGGAACTCTTGAAATGCTTGAGTTGTTCAGATGTCGCTCATCTGTCGTGGCCTCAGCAATGCTAATACAAGAGGAACAACGAAACTTGGGGAACGAAGGCCTTATAGTTCGTGTGAATTCCTACCGTGATTATGTCGACTCCCTCGAGGGTACCTCTCTGCGAAAGCGAGTGAAAGCTAGAGGCTGA
- the LOC105168844 gene encoding putative disease resistance protein At1g50180 isoform X2 yields MAYAALVSLLQTLEESPQPMQQIPSHLLEKVGRLLRILDDPSRKNILSIRDLEGKIRDASFEAQDIIESHITADQLELSESVSSGVGSCFCDIISALQNMFPVIHLRETSTDFMDQGMNLEVRGLERVIDELDLILEALSKIKDGKEEAPEAGNSRAAGSSRFVASNESGLVGLDEDLMHLRDRLTGFSSNLDIISIVGMGGIGKTTLARNLYNDRLIEERFDTRAWVVVSQDYSVQELLMVLVNSTRRDGGEVDKKIVEELKVSLHKNLKGRRYLIVMDDVWDTKAWDEVKRFFPDDNNSSRIILTTRQSEVAMYANPRSDIHRMNLLSVEPSWDLLRKTVFGQEDCPYAMKKIGRKIAKNCRGLPLAIIVIGGLLSRDITEENWKRIAQDVKSSIAKNDGDQFMEILSLSYDFLPRHLKACFLYMGVFPEDYEIFVSQLIKQWVAEGFIRPLHDESLEGLAKDYLSDLINRSLIEVRRRKHNGEVKTFIIHDMLRELCLKKAQDEKFLQIVNSYSHVFTQGGNNHRRANCGCLHQYSNFGIFKL; encoded by the exons ATGGCTTATGCTGCACTTGTTTCACTCTTGCAAACATTGGAGGAGTCCCCTCAACCTATGCAACAGATCCCGTCTCATCTTCTTGAGAAAGTTGGTCGTTTGTTAAGGATTCTTGATGATCCTTCCCGGAAAAATATCTTATCCATTAGGGATTTGGAAGGCAAAATCAGAGATGCATCATTTGAAGCACAAGATATCATAGAATCCCATATTACAGCTGATCAACTAGAGCTCTCCGAATCTGTAAGTAGTGGAGTTGGCAGTTGTTTCTGTGACATCATTTCGGCTCTGCAGAACATGTTTCCTGTCATCCATCTACGTGAAACATCCACGGATTTTATGGATCAAGGTATGAATCTGGAAGTCAGAGGCTTAGAGAGGGTGATAGATGAACTTGATCTAATACTGGAAGCACTGTCTAAGATCAAGGATGGGAAAGAAGAAGCTCCGGAAGCAGGGAATTCGCGAGCTGCTGGTTCGTCAAGATTTGTTGCTAGTAACGAGAGCGGGCTGGTGGGACTTGACGAAGATTTGATGCACCTTAGAGATCGGCTAACTGGATTTTCATCTAACCTCGACATCATCTCGATAGTCGGGATGGGTGGTATTGGCAAGACGACTCTTGCAAGAAATCTTTACAATGATCGGCTTATTGAGGAGCGGTTCGACACCCGTGCTTGGGTAGTTGTATCGCAGGACTACAGTGTGCAGGAGCTGTTGATGGTTCTCGTGAATTCCACGAGACGAGACGGCGGTGAAGTGGATAAGAAGATTGTTGAGGAATTAAAGGTTAGTTTGCACAAAAATTTGAAGGGTAGGAGGTACCTCATCGTGATGGATGATGTTTGGGATACCAAAGCTTGGGATGAGGTCAAAAGATTCTTTCCAGATGATAATAATAGCAGTAGGATAATTTTGACTACTCGCCAATCAGAAGTGGCTATGTATGCCAACCCCAGAAGCGATATTCATCGCATGAATCTTCTTAGTGTAGAACCAAGTTGGGATCTACTGCGCAAGACGGTATTTGGACAAGAAGATTGCCCTTATGCAATGAAGAAAATTGGACGGAAGATTGCAAAAAATTGCAGAGGGCTTCCACTTGCAATTATCGTGATTGGTGGCCTACTTTCAAGAGACATCACGGAAGAAAATTGGAAGCGCATTGCGCAAGACGTAAAGTCATCAATAGCTAAAAATGATGGTGATCAGTTTATGGAAATTCTATCTTTAAGTTACGATTTCTTGCCCCGTCATCTGAAAGCATGCTTTCTTTATATGGGAGTATTCCCTGAAGATTATGAGATCTTTGTCTCCCAACTCATCAAGCAATGGGTTGCAGAGGGATTCATAAGACCACTACACGATGAAAGCCTGGAAGGGCTGGCAAAGGATTATCTGAGTGATCTTATCAACAGAAGTCTCATTGAGGTACGTAGGAGAAAGCACAATGGTGAAGTTAAAACCTTTATCATCCATGATATGTTGAGGGAGTTGTGTCTGAAAAAAGCTCAAGATGAGAAATTTCTTCAGATAGTGAACTCCTATAGTCATGTTTTTACCCAAGGCGGAAACAATCATCGCAGA GCAAACTGTGGTTGCCTGcatcaatattcaaattttggaaTCTTCAAACTTTAG
- the LOC105168846 gene encoding pentatricopeptide repeat-containing protein At1g63330 isoform X1, whose translation MRKVVPGHLLFSQKIYIKLSTTHFHQTPLLFCLVHRYFSTKSVSKCTLGEKFKLDVGTINGLNDALSVYKKMVKMNPRPCVREFNKLLSHIVKLRECSTALSLFKEIRILGIPVSEYTMSIAVNSYCISNRVDYGFSLLGWFFKLGYVPSATTFSPLLKGLFRGNRVDEAQELFKKIVSEELCELNVVVYGTVIDGLCKAGNTARAFELFRVMERGSCMPDTYIYSTLINGLCKDRLIDPAVKLFYEMLEKGIVPDVVTYTSLLHGLCSLSRLQEAKILMKEMLGCKVYPDLITFNIVIDALCKEGLVDDAEDVARIMIQNNVVPDIITYNSLMDGYCLQSRFDDARKVFESMAGKSIVPDIFSYNILINGYCKGMKIDYALHLFREMAQKGLAADVTTYNTILQGLFCDCRCYAALELFDEMQVVGQKPNFFTYCNMLDGLCRNGHVQRALLFLDELEKKGLDLHINYYNIAIDGLCKAGKLDNARALFSSLPSKGLQPDVVTYGAMIKGYCQEGLLVEAKNILMNMKLKSCLPNSLIYNVIVRGFLAKGEFGEAATFHEEMVDRGLSPDYSTLTLLLDLWRTRENNLTLHNMIQKFAPENTML comes from the coding sequence ATGAGGAAAGTTGTTCCGGGTCATCTGCTATTTTCTCAGAAGATCTACATTAAATTAAGTACTACCCATTTTCATCAAACCCCGCTTCTGTTTTGCTTAGTACATCGGTATTTCTCTACAAAATCAGTATCAAAGTGCACTTTGGGGGAGAAATTCAAGCTTGATGTTGGCACTATTAATGGGTTGAATGATGCTTTGAGTGTGTATAAAAAAATGGTCAAAATGAACCCACGGCCCTGTGTGCGCGAATTTAATAAGCTGCTTTCGCATATTGTCAAGCTAAGAGAATGTTCCACCGCCCTTTCCCTTTTCAAAGAAATCCGCATTTTAGGGATTCCAGTTAGTGAGTATACCATGAGTATCGCCGTTAACAGTTATTGCATTTCCAATCGGGTCGATTATGGATTTTCACTTTTGGGTTGGTTTTTTAAGCTTGGTTATGTACCCAGTGCAACTACCTTCAGCCCCTTGTTGAAGGGTTTGTTTCGAGGAAATCGGGTTGATGAGGCACAAGAATTGTTTAAAAAGATAGTAAGTGAAGAATTGTGTGAACTAAATGTTGTTGTGTATGGGACTGTGATAGATGGACTTTGCAAAGCGGGCAATACTGCCAGGGCATTTGAGCTGTTCAGAGTTATGGAAAGAGGGAGTTGTATGCCCGACACCTATATATACAGTACACTTATTAATGGCTTATGCAAGGACAGGTTGATAGATCCTGCTGTGAAACTTTTCTATGAAATGCTTGAAAAGGGCATCGTCCCGGATGTTGTAACTTACACCTCATTACTTCATGGCTTATGCAGTCTGAGTCGACTGCAAGAGGCTAAAATCCTAATGAAGGAGATGTTGGGTTGCAAAGTTTATCCTGATTTGATCACATTCAATATCGTGATTGATGCCTTATGTAAGGAAGGGTTGGTGGATGACGCAGAGGATGTAGCTCGCATCATGATACAGAATAATGTGGTTCCTGATATAATCACTTACAATTCATTGATGGATGGATACTGTTTGCAAAGCCGATTCGATGATGCAAGGAAGGTTTTTGAGTCTATGGCTGGTAAGAGCATTGTTCCTGATATTTTCAGCTATAACATCTTAATAAATGGGTATTGCAAGGGGATGAAAATTGATTATGCCTTGCATCTCTTCCGCGAGATGGCACAAAAAGGGTTGGCGGCAGATGTGACTACTTATAACACCATATTACAGGGGCTGTTCTGTGACTGCAGATGTTATGCTGCACTAGAGCTATTTGATGAGATGCAAGTTGTGGGCCAAaaacctaatttttttacttactGTAATATGTTGGATGGTCTATGTAGGAATGGTCATGTCCAACGAGCACTCTTGTTTTTAGATGAACTGGAGAAAAAGGGATTAGATCTTCACATAAATTACTACAATATCGCAATTGATGGATTGTGCAAAGCTGGAAAACTTGATAATGCACGAGCTCTTTTCAGCTCCCTCCCGTCTAAAGGATTGCAACCTGATGTTGTAACATACGGTGCAATGATAAAGGGGTATTGTCAAGAAGGTCTACTAGTGGAAgctaaaaatattcttatgaaCATGAAACTCAAAAGCTGCTTACCAAATAGTCTTATCTACAATGTTATTGTTCGAGGATTTCTTGCGAAGGGTGAATTTGGTGAGGCCGCAACATTTCATGAGGAAATGGTTGACAGAGGGTTGTCCCCTGATTATTCTACATTGACATTGTTGCTTGATTTATGGCGGACGAGAGAAAATAATCTTACTCTTCATAATATGATTCAGAAATTTGCGCCAGAGAACACAATGTTGTAA
- the LOC105168846 gene encoding pentatricopeptide repeat-containing protein At1g62680, mitochondrial isoform X2, with product MRKVVPGHLLFSQKIYIKLSTTHFHQTPLLFCLVHRYFSTKSVSKCTLGEKFKLDVGTINGLNDALSVYKKMVKMNPRPCVREFNKLLSHIVKLRECSTALSLFKEIRILGIPVSEYTMSIAVNSYCISNRVDYGFSLLGWFFKLGYVPSATTFSPLLKGLFRGNRVDEAQELFKKIVSEELCELNVVVYGTVIDGLCKAGNTARAFELFRVMERGSCMPDTYIYSTLINGLCKDSLSRLQEAKILMKEMLGCKVYPDLITFNIVIDALCKEGLVDDAEDVARIMIQNNVVPDIITYNSLMDGYCLQSRFDDARKVFESMAGKSIVPDIFSYNILINGYCKGMKIDYALHLFREMAQKGLAADVTTYNTILQGLFCDCRCYAALELFDEMQVVGQKPNFFTYCNMLDGLCRNGHVQRALLFLDELEKKGLDLHINYYNIAIDGLCKAGKLDNARALFSSLPSKGLQPDVVTYGAMIKGYCQEGLLVEAKNILMNMKLKSCLPNSLIYNVIVRGFLAKGEFGEAATFHEEMVDRGLSPDYSTLTLLLDLWRTRENNLTLHNMIQKFAPENTML from the exons ATGAGGAAAGTTGTTCCGGGTCATCTGCTATTTTCTCAGAAGATCTACATTAAATTAAGTACTACCCATTTTCATCAAACCCCGCTTCTGTTTTGCTTAGTACATCGGTATTTCTCTACAAAATCAGTATCAAAGTGCACTTTGGGGGAGAAATTCAAGCTTGATGTTGGCACTATTAATGGGTTGAATGATGCTTTGAGTGTGTATAAAAAAATGGTCAAAATGAACCCACGGCCCTGTGTGCGCGAATTTAATAAGCTGCTTTCGCATATTGTCAAGCTAAGAGAATGTTCCACCGCCCTTTCCCTTTTCAAAGAAATCCGCATTTTAGGGATTCCAGTTAGTGAGTATACCATGAGTATCGCCGTTAACAGTTATTGCATTTCCAATCGGGTCGATTATGGATTTTCACTTTTGGGTTGGTTTTTTAAGCTTGGTTATGTACCCAGTGCAACTACCTTCAGCCCCTTGTTGAAGGGTTTGTTTCGAGGAAATCGGGTTGATGAGGCACAAGAATTGTTTAAAAAGATAGTAAGTGAAGAATTGTGTGAACTAAATGTTGTTGTGTATGGGACTGTGATAGATGGACTTTGCAAAGCGGGCAATACTGCCAGGGCATTTGAGCTGTTCAGAGTTATGGAAAGAGGGAGTTGTATGCCCGACACCTATATATACAGTACACTTATTAATGGCTTATGCAAGGACAG TCTGAGTCGACTGCAAGAGGCTAAAATCCTAATGAAGGAGATGTTGGGTTGCAAAGTTTATCCTGATTTGATCACATTCAATATCGTGATTGATGCCTTATGTAAGGAAGGGTTGGTGGATGACGCAGAGGATGTAGCTCGCATCATGATACAGAATAATGTGGTTCCTGATATAATCACTTACAATTCATTGATGGATGGATACTGTTTGCAAAGCCGATTCGATGATGCAAGGAAGGTTTTTGAGTCTATGGCTGGTAAGAGCATTGTTCCTGATATTTTCAGCTATAACATCTTAATAAATGGGTATTGCAAGGGGATGAAAATTGATTATGCCTTGCATCTCTTCCGCGAGATGGCACAAAAAGGGTTGGCGGCAGATGTGACTACTTATAACACCATATTACAGGGGCTGTTCTGTGACTGCAGATGTTATGCTGCACTAGAGCTATTTGATGAGATGCAAGTTGTGGGCCAAaaacctaatttttttacttactGTAATATGTTGGATGGTCTATGTAGGAATGGTCATGTCCAACGAGCACTCTTGTTTTTAGATGAACTGGAGAAAAAGGGATTAGATCTTCACATAAATTACTACAATATCGCAATTGATGGATTGTGCAAAGCTGGAAAACTTGATAATGCACGAGCTCTTTTCAGCTCCCTCCCGTCTAAAGGATTGCAACCTGATGTTGTAACATACGGTGCAATGATAAAGGGGTATTGTCAAGAAGGTCTACTAGTGGAAgctaaaaatattcttatgaaCATGAAACTCAAAAGCTGCTTACCAAATAGTCTTATCTACAATGTTATTGTTCGAGGATTTCTTGCGAAGGGTGAATTTGGTGAGGCCGCAACATTTCATGAGGAAATGGTTGACAGAGGGTTGTCCCCTGATTATTCTACATTGACATTGTTGCTTGATTTATGGCGGACGAGAGAAAATAATCTTACTCTTCATAATATGATTCAGAAATTTGCGCCAGAGAACACAATGTTGTAA